Proteins co-encoded in one Azospirillum brasilense genomic window:
- a CDS encoding glutathionylspermidine synthase family protein yields MKPRADWRPGLRKYPFGVRAMSAGAFWREDVRYEFSAHQIDLIESVADELHTMLREALRATVDGRALARLGVRGGVARLLEASWNDYWAAGRLNERAGALMGRLTLAYDGRDSVKLLACNYDTPEGLFAASIIQRNWREALMGDANQFNGLHEGLVERWEELAAGMPGRGLVHLACATPDPMRESELVYLAATAAEAGIATHLLPLQSLGWDGQRFIDDEGRAASWLAKIYPWQGLADDAFLQKLRMGGMSMLSPLWCWPMSNHGLLATLWSLYPRHPNLCRAALDPEELAGCDAVTERSLFGLDDAAQRMTAHGRTISDTGSAEHPGGRVWLETPPIFEEEGVHALLHCWIIGDKCLGMSVRESADPRVGSDAAMVPHIFRG; encoded by the coding sequence ATGAAACCCCGTGCGGATTGGCGCCCGGGGCTCCGCAAATACCCCTTCGGCGTCCGCGCCATGAGCGCCGGCGCCTTCTGGCGCGAGGATGTGCGGTACGAGTTCTCCGCCCATCAGATCGACCTCATCGAGAGCGTCGCCGACGAGCTGCACACCATGCTGCGCGAGGCGCTGCGCGCGACGGTGGACGGGCGGGCGCTGGCCCGGCTGGGGGTCCGCGGCGGCGTGGCGCGGCTGCTCGAAGCCTCCTGGAACGATTATTGGGCCGCGGGGCGCCTGAACGAGCGGGCCGGCGCGCTGATGGGGCGGCTGACGCTGGCCTATGACGGGCGCGATTCGGTCAAGCTGCTGGCCTGCAACTACGACACGCCGGAGGGGCTGTTCGCCGCCTCGATCATCCAGCGCAACTGGCGCGAGGCCCTGATGGGCGACGCCAACCAGTTCAACGGGCTGCACGAGGGGCTGGTGGAACGCTGGGAGGAACTGGCGGCGGGGATGCCGGGCCGCGGACTCGTCCATCTCGCCTGCGCCACCCCCGACCCGATGCGCGAGAGCGAGCTGGTCTATCTGGCCGCCACCGCGGCCGAGGCCGGGATCGCCACGCATCTGCTGCCGCTGCAAAGCCTGGGCTGGGACGGCCAGCGCTTCATCGACGACGAGGGGCGGGCGGCCTCCTGGCTGGCGAAGATCTACCCCTGGCAGGGGCTGGCCGACGACGCCTTCCTGCAGAAGCTGCGGATGGGCGGCATGAGCATGCTGTCGCCGCTGTGGTGCTGGCCGATGTCGAACCACGGGCTGCTGGCGACGCTGTGGTCGCTCTACCCGCGCCACCCGAACCTGTGCCGCGCCGCGCTCGACCCCGAGGAGCTGGCCGGCTGCGACGCGGTGACCGAGCGCAGCCTGTTCGGGCTGGACGACGCGGCCCAGCGCATGACGGCGCACGGCCGCACCATCTCGGACACCGGCAGCGCCGAGCATCCGGGAGGGCGGGTCTGGTTGGAAACCCCGCCGATCTTCGAGGAGGAGGGCGTCCACGCGCTCCTGCACTGCTGGATCATCGGGGACAAGTGTCTGGGCATGTCGGTCCGCGAGTCGGCGGACCCGCGGGTCGGCTCCGACGCCGCGATGGTGCCGCACATCTTCCGCGGCTGA
- a CDS encoding mechanosensitive ion channel domain-containing protein has translation MTSDDRAPRLSAARLRALRGLLALLLLMTAALGGIATPASAQITTPAPPAQAETAPNPEEIARLRQTLEDPDRRAALLGQLRALEQAEAAAAPAEPEGIGTRLLTLLSNRLDGLGQEAALAGDALLNAPQGLHWLDRQVSDPAQRAAWGWLLAELVLVVMVGQGARLIAIRTLRRPRAMLAARPIHSTLAKVPLLLVRSLFDLAPIVAFAAAGFGVLALFDTPPVVRVLGVTFLNASIFVQIVLLVVRALLAPASPNLRLIPMSDGSALRLLRWCRTIAITTLYGLFLAEAARRLGLPAQSYSALVTLVGLVVAVMLAVLVLQSREAVAARLRGGIAAAQPLSDVVSPVPPGRRAAGAGRMLRAAGRRVADVWHAIAILYIIVLFGIWALEISGGLLFVVQATAVTLVVAGIARLIGRGITRAAAAILERMDRRRGQSAWAAGRLRRYVAPTARLLHAAVAVLGGLVVLNAWGLDVWGWLQTAIGLRIVASGLSLLLVGAIALAVWEVTNGLIERHLATTDRNGRAVQRSARVRTLLPLLRSALLVVLLTLVTLITLSELGLNIGPLLAGAGVVGLAVGFGAQTLVKDVITGLFILFEDTISVGDVVNVGGKGGLVEGMNIRTIRLRDFDGTVHTIPFSAVTSVSNMTKDFSYYVFDVAIPYHENADRVVSVLHGIGDELRKDPRFAPLILEPLEVLGVDSFQESAAVIKARIKTLPIQQWNVGREFNGRMKARFIELGIDFPLPQRTLHIARGAAEMLAGMGGEAGAANADRMRHAGAAE, from the coding sequence ATGACTTCCGACGACCGTGCCCCACGGCTTTCCGCCGCCCGCCTCCGCGCCCTGCGCGGCCTTCTCGCCCTTCTTCTCCTGATGACCGCCGCGCTTGGGGGCATTGCGACCCCGGCGTCGGCGCAGATCACGACTCCCGCTCCGCCGGCCCAGGCCGAAACGGCCCCCAATCCGGAGGAGATCGCCCGCCTGCGGCAGACGCTGGAGGATCCGGACCGCCGCGCCGCCCTGCTCGGCCAGCTCCGCGCCCTGGAGCAGGCGGAGGCCGCCGCCGCGCCGGCGGAGCCGGAGGGGATCGGCACCCGCCTGCTCACCCTGCTGTCGAACCGGCTCGACGGGCTGGGGCAGGAGGCCGCGCTGGCCGGCGACGCCCTGCTGAACGCGCCGCAGGGGCTGCATTGGCTGGATCGGCAGGTGTCCGACCCGGCGCAGCGCGCCGCCTGGGGCTGGCTGCTCGCCGAGCTGGTCCTGGTGGTGATGGTCGGGCAGGGCGCCCGGCTGATCGCCATCCGCACGCTGCGGCGCCCGCGCGCCATGCTGGCGGCCCGGCCCATCCATTCGACGCTCGCCAAGGTGCCGCTGCTGCTGGTGCGGTCGCTGTTCGATCTGGCGCCCATCGTCGCCTTCGCCGCCGCCGGCTTCGGTGTGCTGGCGCTGTTCGACACGCCGCCGGTGGTGCGGGTTCTGGGCGTCACCTTCCTCAACGCCAGCATCTTCGTGCAAATCGTGCTTCTGGTCGTCCGGGCGCTGCTCGCCCCGGCCTCGCCCAACCTGCGGCTGATCCCGATGAGCGACGGATCGGCCCTGCGGCTGCTGCGCTGGTGCCGGACCATCGCCATCACCACGCTTTACGGCCTGTTCCTGGCCGAGGCGGCTCGGCGGCTCGGCCTGCCGGCGCAGAGCTACAGCGCGCTGGTCACGCTGGTCGGTCTGGTCGTTGCCGTCATGCTGGCGGTGCTTGTGCTGCAGAGCCGGGAGGCGGTGGCGGCGCGCCTGCGCGGCGGGATCGCCGCGGCGCAGCCGCTGTCCGACGTGGTGTCGCCGGTTCCGCCCGGACGGCGGGCCGCCGGGGCGGGGCGGATGCTGCGCGCCGCCGGCCGCCGTGTGGCCGACGTCTGGCACGCCATCGCCATCCTCTACATCATTGTTCTGTTCGGCATCTGGGCGCTGGAGATCAGCGGCGGGCTGCTGTTCGTGGTCCAGGCGACGGCGGTGACCTTGGTCGTCGCCGGCATCGCGCGGCTGATCGGGCGGGGGATCACCCGCGCCGCCGCGGCGATCCTGGAGCGCATGGACCGCCGTCGGGGACAGTCGGCCTGGGCGGCGGGGCGGCTGCGCCGCTACGTCGCCCCCACGGCGCGGCTGCTGCACGCGGCGGTGGCCGTGCTGGGCGGGCTGGTGGTTCTGAACGCCTGGGGGCTGGACGTCTGGGGCTGGCTGCAGACCGCCATCGGCCTGCGCATCGTGGCGTCGGGCCTGTCGCTCCTGCTGGTCGGCGCCATCGCGCTCGCCGTGTGGGAGGTGACCAACGGGCTGATCGAACGCCATCTGGCGACGACGGACCGCAACGGCCGGGCCGTCCAGCGCAGCGCGCGGGTGCGCACCCTGCTGCCGCTGCTGCGCAGCGCCCTGCTGGTGGTTCTGCTGACCCTGGTCACGCTGATCACCCTGTCGGAGCTGGGGCTGAACATCGGGCCGCTGCTGGCCGGTGCCGGCGTGGTCGGCCTGGCCGTCGGCTTCGGCGCGCAAACCCTGGTCAAGGACGTCATCACCGGCCTGTTCATCCTGTTCGAGGACACCATCTCGGTCGGCGACGTCGTCAATGTCGGCGGCAAGGGCGGTCTGGTGGAGGGGATGAACATCCGCACCATCCGCCTGCGCGACTTCGACGGGACGGTGCACACCATCCCCTTCAGCGCGGTCACCAGCGTGTCGAACATGACGAAGGACTTCAGCTACTACGTGTTCGACGTGGCGATTCCGTATCATGAGAACGCCGACCGCGTGGTTTCCGTGCTGCACGGCATCGGCGACGAACTGCGCAAGGACCCGCGCTTCGCGCCGCTGATCCTGGAGCCACTGGAGGTGCTGGGGGTCGATTCCTTCCAGGAATCCGCGGCGGTCATCAAGGCGCGGATCAAGACGCTGCCCATCCAGCAGTGGAACGTCGGGCGGGAGTTCAATGGCCGCATGAAGGCGCGCTTCATCGAACTGGGGATCGACTTCCCGCTGCCGCAGCGCACGCTGCACATCGCCCGCGGCGCCGCGGAGATGCTGGCCGGGATGGGCGGCGAGGCGGGTGCCGCCAACGCCGACCGGATGCGCCACGCCGGGGCGGCGGAATAG
- a CDS encoding alpha/beta fold hydrolase gives MTGDNATIPPHPTPRLGPRPLALHLATVSATLLSSSAALPHLRNGSLPWKPHLRERAEDLRRRIVAADADALARAVDREVRRQLDLALTGIERYRHHPYRRDLPDPPVLWTEGASRLLDYGALGSATGTPVLFVPSLVNRHYILDLSARKSLMRWLAAQGLRPFLIDWGTPGPLERRYSLTDYIAGRLERALAAVVEAVGRPVPVVGYCMGGLLATALAQRRPKEVAALGLLATPWDFHAEDAGMARRAAAVFQPFGPLLDAWGELPVDVLQGLFAQLDPLLALKKFAQFARMDPDSRAALAFVSLEDWLNDGVPLVAGVARDTLAGWYGRNDTARGEWLVAGQPVEPARLRMPVLALIPERDRIVPPSSAVALARSIDRAQMIRPPLGHIGMVVSAGAETGVWRPLAEWLSAAG, from the coding sequence GTGACCGGGGACAACGCCACGATCCCCCCGCACCCCACCCCACGGCTGGGGCCGCGGCCCCTGGCGCTGCATCTGGCGACGGTGTCGGCGACACTGCTCAGCTCCTCCGCCGCATTGCCGCACTTGAGGAACGGCTCGCTGCCATGGAAGCCGCATCTGCGGGAGCGGGCGGAGGACCTGCGCCGGCGGATCGTCGCCGCCGACGCGGACGCGCTCGCCCGGGCGGTTGACCGGGAGGTCCGCCGCCAGCTCGACCTCGCCTTGACGGGGATCGAGCGCTACCGCCACCACCCCTACCGCCGCGACCTTCCCGACCCGCCCGTGCTGTGGACGGAAGGGGCGTCCCGCCTGCTCGACTACGGCGCCCTCGGGTCGGCGACCGGCACGCCGGTGCTGTTCGTGCCGTCGCTGGTCAACCGCCATTACATCCTCGACCTGTCGGCGCGCAAAAGCCTGATGCGCTGGCTGGCCGCGCAGGGGCTGCGCCCCTTCCTGATCGACTGGGGCACGCCCGGCCCGCTGGAGCGGCGCTACAGCCTGACCGACTACATCGCCGGGCGGCTGGAGCGCGCGCTGGCCGCGGTGGTGGAGGCGGTGGGCCGCCCGGTTCCGGTGGTCGGCTACTGCATGGGCGGGCTGCTCGCCACCGCGCTGGCGCAGCGCCGCCCCAAGGAGGTCGCGGCGCTCGGCCTGCTCGCTACCCCCTGGGACTTCCACGCGGAGGACGCGGGCATGGCCCGCCGCGCCGCCGCCGTCTTCCAGCCCTTCGGCCCGCTGCTGGACGCCTGGGGGGAATTGCCGGTGGACGTGCTGCAGGGGCTGTTCGCCCAGCTCGACCCGCTGCTGGCGCTGAAGAAATTCGCGCAGTTCGCCCGCATGGATCCGGACAGCCGCGCCGCGCTCGCCTTCGTGTCGCTGGAGGACTGGCTGAACGACGGGGTGCCGCTGGTCGCCGGGGTGGCGCGCGACACGCTGGCCGGCTGGTACGGGCGCAACGACACGGCGCGCGGCGAATGGCTGGTCGCCGGCCAGCCGGTGGAGCCGGCTCGGCTGCGGATGCCGGTCCTGGCGCTGATCCCGGAGCGCGACCGCATCGTTCCGCCGTCCTCCGCGGTGGCCTTGGCAAGATCAATCGACCGCGCGCAAATGATCAGGCCGCCGCTCGGCCATATTGGCATGGTGGTCAGCGCCGGAGCCGAAACAGGCGTTTGGCGCCCCTTGGCCGAATGGCTTAGTGCGGCAGGATAA
- a CDS encoding superoxide dismutase, with protein sequence MSVRLDRRQLLSAGAAALVLAVAPRFVLAQTPGGKGFTLPPLPYAPAALEPHIDATTMSVHHGKHHQAYVDNLNKALANHGDLQAMPLADLLKRVPELPESIRTAVRNNGGGHANHSMFWSIMGPNAGGAPDGEVGTAITRDFGGFDEFKTRFNTAGAGQFGSGWVFVTADPSSGKLAIAARPNQDSPAMEGVPVLMGNDVWEHAYYLKYQNRRADYLAAWWNVVDWGAVNRRYAAIRKGELVI encoded by the coding sequence ATGTCCGTTCGCCTGGATCGCCGCCAACTGCTGTCCGCCGGAGCCGCCGCGCTGGTGCTGGCCGTGGCGCCGCGTTTCGTTCTGGCCCAAACACCGGGTGGCAAGGGCTTCACTCTGCCGCCGCTGCCCTACGCGCCCGCCGCGCTGGAACCGCACATCGACGCGACGACCATGAGCGTGCACCACGGCAAGCACCATCAGGCCTACGTCGACAACCTCAACAAGGCGCTCGCCAACCATGGCGACCTGCAGGCGATGCCGCTGGCCGACCTGCTGAAGCGGGTTCCGGAGCTGCCGGAAAGCATCCGCACCGCGGTGCGCAACAACGGCGGCGGTCACGCGAATCACAGCATGTTCTGGAGCATCATGGGGCCGAACGCCGGCGGCGCCCCGGACGGCGAGGTGGGGACGGCCATCACGCGCGACTTCGGCGGCTTCGACGAGTTCAAGACGCGCTTCAACACGGCGGGCGCCGGGCAGTTCGGCAGCGGCTGGGTCTTCGTCACCGCCGATCCCTCGTCGGGCAAGCTCGCCATCGCCGCCCGCCCGAACCAGGATTCGCCGGCCATGGAGGGCGTGCCCGTGCTGATGGGCAACGACGTGTGGGAGCACGCCTATTACCTGAAGTATCAGAACCGGCGCGCCGACTATCTGGCGGCCTGGTGGAACGTGGTCGACTGGGGGGCGGTGAACCGCCGCTACGCGGCGATCCGCAAGGGCGAACTGGTGATCTGA
- the phaR gene encoding polyhydroxyalkanoate synthesis repressor PhaR: protein MADKEDQKSATITIKKYANRRLYNTATSSYVTLDHLCQMVKDGLDFVVYDAKTGEDITRSVLTQIIVEEESKGQNLLPISFLRQLIGFYGDNMQWMVPRYLEYSMQSFSRNQEQMRDYFQNTLGGMFPFGRLEEVGKQNMAMFERAMRMFSPFGGAEDGQPGEHPAVPPRPQAPGPAAAPANGPASAAHTYEELQKQIDDLQKQIASIAKPARPAKPEGK from the coding sequence ATGGCCGACAAGGAAGACCAGAAGTCCGCGACGATCACGATCAAGAAGTACGCCAACCGGCGGCTCTACAACACGGCGACCAGCAGCTACGTGACGCTCGACCATCTCTGTCAGATGGTCAAGGACGGCCTCGACTTTGTGGTCTATGACGCGAAGACCGGAGAGGACATTACCCGCTCGGTGCTGACGCAGATCATCGTGGAGGAGGAGAGCAAGGGCCAGAACCTGCTGCCGATCAGCTTCCTGCGCCAGCTCATCGGCTTCTACGGCGACAACATGCAGTGGATGGTGCCGCGCTACCTCGAATATTCGATGCAGTCCTTCTCGCGCAACCAGGAGCAGATGCGCGACTATTTCCAGAACACGCTGGGCGGCATGTTCCCCTTCGGCCGGCTGGAGGAGGTCGGCAAGCAGAACATGGCGATGTTCGAACGCGCGATGCGCATGTTCTCGCCCTTCGGCGGTGCCGAGGACGGGCAGCCCGGCGAACACCCGGCCGTCCCGCCCCGTCCCCAGGCCCCCGGCCCGGCCGCCGCTCCGGCCAACGGCCCGGCCTCGGCCGCCCACACCTACGAGGAGCTTCAGAAGCAGATCGACGACCTGCAGAAGCAGATCGCCAGCATCGCCAAGCCGGCCCGTCCGGCGAAGCCCGAAGGGAAGTGA
- a CDS encoding energy-coupling factor ABC transporter permease, whose protein sequence is MHIEPGVVDGAKIALSYATAAGGFAMAGKLARDDVRNNGGIAPLVLRSLIATALVFSFFEVFPHHPVGVSEVHLILGSTLLLLFGAGAASIGLAAGLLIQGLFFAPFDLPQYGMNVTTLLVPLWGISLLAKRIVPDATPYVDLKYSQALALSTAYQGGIVAWVAFWAFYGHGFTAETMTEVASFGAAYMTVIIVEPLADLAVLAIAKALRRQSQGPLFNIRLHQGA, encoded by the coding sequence ATGCACATCGAACCCGGCGTCGTGGACGGCGCCAAGATCGCTCTCAGCTACGCGACGGCCGCCGGCGGCTTCGCGATGGCCGGCAAGCTGGCGCGCGACGACGTCCGCAACAACGGCGGGATCGCACCGCTGGTGCTGCGCAGCCTGATCGCCACCGCGCTGGTCTTCAGCTTCTTCGAGGTGTTCCCGCACCACCCCGTGGGCGTGTCGGAGGTTCACCTGATCCTCGGTTCGACGCTGCTCCTGCTGTTCGGCGCCGGTGCGGCCTCCATCGGCCTCGCCGCCGGCCTGCTGATCCAGGGCCTGTTCTTCGCGCCCTTCGACCTGCCGCAGTACGGCATGAACGTCACCACGCTGCTGGTCCCGCTGTGGGGCATCAGCCTGCTGGCGAAGCGGATCGTTCCCGACGCCACGCCCTATGTCGACCTGAAGTATTCGCAGGCGCTGGCCCTTTCCACCGCCTACCAGGGCGGCATCGTCGCCTGGGTGGCCTTCTGGGCCTTCTACGGCCACGGCTTCACCGCCGAGACCATGACGGAGGTCGCCTCCTTCGGCGCCGCCTACATGACCGTCATCATCGTCGAGCCGCTGGCCGACCTCGCCGTGCTGGCCATCGCCAAGGCGCTGCGCCGCCAGAGCCAGGGCCCGCTGTTCAACATCCGCCTGCATCAGGGCGCCTGA
- the gap gene encoding type I glyceraldehyde-3-phosphate dehydrogenase has product MSVKVAINGFGRIGRLVLRAIYESGRNDVEVVAINDLADLKANTHLLKYDSVHGRFPGTIETRDGELIVNGHSIKVVQERDPAKLPWKDLGIQIAMECSGIFTKRADAAKHLEAGAEKVLISAPATDEDITVVYGVNHDQLKAEHRIVSNASCTTNCLAPVAFVLNKLIGIEKGFMTTIHSYTGDQRIVDTNHKDLHRARAAALNMIPTSTGAAKAVGKVLPELKGKLDGTAMRVPTPNVSVVDFKFTAKRATSVEEITKAISEAANGPLKGILGAYTEDLVSTDFNHDPHSSIFALNETKVIDGNFVRIMTWYDNEWGFSNRMSDTAVAMANAK; this is encoded by the coding sequence ATGTCCGTGAAGGTAGCGATCAACGGTTTTGGCCGCATCGGCCGTCTGGTTCTGCGGGCCATCTACGAGAGCGGCCGCAATGACGTGGAGGTCGTGGCGATCAACGACCTGGCCGACCTCAAGGCCAACACCCACCTGCTGAAGTACGACAGCGTCCACGGCCGTTTCCCCGGCACCATCGAGACCCGCGACGGCGAGCTGATCGTCAACGGCCACTCGATCAAGGTCGTGCAGGAGCGTGACCCGGCCAAGCTGCCGTGGAAGGATCTGGGCATCCAGATCGCCATGGAATGCTCGGGCATCTTCACCAAGCGCGCCGACGCCGCCAAGCATCTGGAGGCGGGTGCCGAGAAGGTGCTGATCTCCGCTCCGGCCACCGACGAGGACATCACGGTGGTCTACGGCGTCAACCACGACCAGCTCAAGGCCGAGCACCGCATCGTCTCCAACGCGTCGTGCACGACGAACTGCCTGGCCCCGGTGGCCTTCGTGCTGAACAAGCTGATCGGCATCGAGAAGGGCTTCATGACGACGATCCACTCCTACACGGGGGATCAGCGCATCGTCGACACCAACCACAAGGACCTGCACCGCGCCCGCGCCGCGGCGCTGAACATGATCCCGACCTCGACCGGCGCCGCCAAGGCGGTGGGCAAGGTGCTGCCCGAGCTGAAGGGCAAGCTGGACGGCACCGCCATGCGCGTGCCGACGCCGAACGTCTCGGTCGTCGACTTCAAGTTCACCGCCAAGCGCGCCACCTCGGTGGAGGAGATCACCAAGGCGATCAGCGAGGCCGCCAACGGCCCGCTCAAGGGCATCCTGGGCGCCTACACCGAGGATCTGGTCTCCACCGACTTCAACCACGACCCGCACAGCTCGATCTTCGCGCTGAACGAGACCAAGGTCATCGACGGCAACTTCGTCCGCATCATGACCTGGTACGACAACGAGTGGGGCTTCTCCAACCGCATGAGCGACACCGCCGTCGCCATGGCCAACGCGAAGTAA
- a CDS encoding glycosyltransferase family 9 protein, which translates to MLPVHFLTIVLNGDPFIRYHLEVFRQLPFPWHWHVVEGVAEQVRDSSWCAQRGGRVPQDRHRDGRSSDGTSEYLDRIAAEEPGRVSVYRKPPGMFWQGKVEMVTAPLAAMTEDCLLWQVDADELWTAEQIIRARRMFLDSPSRTAALYLCHFFVGPSLVLDRLDQYGNYRAYEWLRTWRYRPGDYWQSHVPPRLMRPQPDGSEVELGAANPFLHEETAVGGLVFQHFAYATREQVAFKEIYYGYDGAVERWDALQTAGRAIGRGTLPLRDFFPWVTDAATVARAEHALVEPLARPDADGAWGFVPPARGASTAPAVALLRDSGPAARRRPLVPGEPPPFPVDLIRSVGVFLLDGAGAVLRASGVLRELRRALPLARITVFATPDAEAALALCPYVNQRVTLPPLTGRAPDDALVSAVRQEIGEQFGGAFDLTINPVQGEDAGFANRLMQDTGAPLRLGCRVGRPVRGYYADAFLTHVAPAPAGLLGALTAGEPDPATEVWTSPAGERAAAALLAEGVPARWRCAVGLSASAGAGSLLDLGRRLAGRGDTALILVGGEAAKGAAARIAGETGDACLNAVGRLGFDGLCALLRRCDLFVGTGAPAEEIAVAARLPMVGTGPAHGDPTAEAMENAIAAWLADRVY; encoded by the coding sequence ATGCTACCGGTTCACTTCCTGACCATCGTGCTGAACGGCGATCCCTTCATCCGCTATCACCTGGAGGTGTTCCGCCAACTGCCCTTCCCCTGGCACTGGCACGTCGTGGAGGGGGTGGCGGAGCAGGTCCGCGACTCCTCCTGGTGCGCGCAGCGGGGCGGGCGCGTCCCGCAGGACCGTCACCGCGACGGGCGCAGCAGCGACGGCACCTCGGAATATCTCGACCGCATCGCCGCGGAGGAGCCCGGGCGGGTGTCGGTCTACCGCAAGCCGCCCGGCATGTTCTGGCAGGGCAAGGTGGAGATGGTCACCGCGCCGCTGGCCGCCATGACCGAGGACTGCCTGCTCTGGCAGGTCGATGCCGACGAGCTGTGGACAGCGGAGCAGATCATCCGGGCGCGCCGGATGTTCCTCGACTCGCCGTCGCGCACGGCGGCGCTGTACCTTTGTCATTTCTTCGTCGGCCCGTCCCTGGTCCTCGACCGGCTGGACCAGTACGGCAATTACCGCGCCTACGAATGGCTGCGCACCTGGCGCTATCGGCCGGGCGATTATTGGCAGTCGCACGTCCCGCCCCGGCTGATGCGCCCGCAACCCGATGGGTCCGAGGTCGAGCTTGGCGCGGCCAACCCCTTCCTGCATGAGGAAACGGCGGTGGGCGGGCTGGTCTTCCAGCATTTCGCCTACGCGACACGGGAGCAGGTCGCGTTCAAGGAAATCTATTACGGCTACGACGGCGCGGTCGAGCGGTGGGACGCCCTGCAGACGGCGGGTCGAGCGATCGGCCGCGGCACCCTTCCGCTGCGCGATTTCTTCCCCTGGGTGACCGACGCGGCGACCGTCGCCCGCGCCGAGCATGCCCTGGTGGAGCCGCTGGCGCGCCCGGACGCCGACGGAGCCTGGGGCTTCGTCCCGCCGGCGCGGGGCGCCTCCACCGCCCCGGCGGTGGCGCTGCTGCGGGACTCCGGTCCCGCCGCCCGCCGCCGCCCGCTCGTGCCCGGCGAGCCGCCGCCTTTCCCGGTCGATCTGATCCGCAGCGTCGGCGTGTTCCTTCTGGATGGCGCCGGCGCCGTGCTGCGGGCGTCGGGTGTCCTGCGGGAGCTGCGGCGGGCCTTGCCGCTGGCCCGCATCACCGTCTTCGCGACGCCGGACGCGGAGGCGGCGCTCGCCCTCTGCCCCTACGTCAACCAGCGGGTCACCCTGCCGCCGCTGACGGGGCGGGCGCCCGATGACGCGCTGGTGAGCGCCGTGCGCCAGGAGATCGGCGAGCAGTTCGGCGGCGCCTTCGACCTGACGATCAACCCGGTCCAGGGGGAGGATGCCGGTTTCGCCAACCGCCTGATGCAGGATACGGGGGCGCCGCTCCGCCTTGGTTGCCGGGTCGGCCGGCCGGTGCGCGGCTATTACGCCGACGCCTTCCTGACCCACGTCGCGCCGGCTCCCGCCGGTCTGCTGGGGGCGCTGACCGCCGGGGAGCCGGACCCCGCCACGGAAGTCTGGACCTCTCCCGCCGGGGAGCGGGCCGCCGCCGCGCTTCTGGCCGAGGGCGTTCCGGCGCGCTGGCGCTGCGCCGTCGGCCTGTCCGCGTCCGCCGGCGCCGGCAGCCTGTTGGACCTGGGCCGCCGCCTCGCCGGGCGGGGCGACACCGCTCTGATCCTGGTCGGCGGGGAGGCCGCCAAGGGGGCCGCGGCGCGCATCGCCGGGGAAACGGGGGACGCCTGCCTGAACGCCGTCGGACGGCTGGGATTCGACGGGCTGTGCGCCCTGCTGCGGCGCTGCGACCTGTTCGTCGGGACCGGCGCGCCCGCGGAAGAGATCGCCGTGGCGGCCCGGCTTCCCATGGTGGGAACCGGCCCGGCTCACGGCGATCCGACCGCCGAGGCGATGGAGAACGCCATCGCGGCTTGGCTGGCCGACCGCGTCTATTGA